CTAATGACTACTTCCACTtctgttattctctctctctctctctctttctccacatCTTATTCAGTTGGAGCAAAAGAAGGCGGCCTGTTTGATGACCCATCATATGTCAATGTGGACAAATCCCGCCCCCAAGTGGCCGCAGCTAATGGTAGTTCTCACCGAGATGCTTTTGACATGAGTGAGTAAAATGGCACTCAAACtctgaggttttttttgctttcctgGACTTAATAGTTTTACTTTATGAAACCATTCATCAGTGAGATCTGATGTACATGTGAATGGTTTTTTACCACAGCAATGCTAAAATCCGATTGGTCGAAAAAATTTTAATCGCTTATTCAGACAGTTTTGACtcggtttatattaatgcactaatTCTAATACGTCCTCATTTCTATTGCAATAACTGATTCACAGGGATTGGTATGGCAGACGCACCATATTAACTACGAATAatggctaataataaacagattaaaacgcTTTTGTTGTGTAGAAAAGAAAAGCGGCTGACCTTTGATACAGTGAACCTTTTTGTTTAGAGACATCTATTTAACGTTTTTGGAAGgtgtgtcagatgttgtgtAAACCTTTCGACAGTGGGAGAGTCTTCAGGACACAGGATTTTgagctttctgtttttttctgcttttttcaaAACTAATATTCATATCAAAAGACGGTGGAAAAGAAAGGCTGGTGAAAGAACAACTGTTTAGAGCTGCTATACCataagtgaaaacaggaacttACTTGTCTCATGGCAATTCCACAactctaaatataaatatagaaattgTAAGAACTAGCCAGTTGCtttggtataagaggaataaatcacatgctgttacaggaaaataatcgaTGCCAGTGTGGTAACAATAAGTCAGCTTCATCAGATTTCATCATTGctgtttatgttttattcatatCCACAGAGCCATTTGATGATGCCCTGACCGTGTCGGGCACAATGCCCCCTCTGGCTCAGCAGCTGCAGAGTGAACCCTGGTTTCACGGTCCCTTGAGCCGCAAGATGGCAGAGAAACTGCTGATCAAAGATGGCGACTTTCTGGTGCGTGAGTCAAGTACCACGCCAGGCCAGTACGTGCTCACAGGCCAGCAGGGTGGCCAGCCCAAACACCTGCTGCTGGTGGACCCGGAAGGAGTGGTGAGAATGAGGGATAAATGaggggaatgtggtagctttTTGCTGTTTATCCGCTTGTCAAGTCTGACACTATGTAAAAGCCATTTCTGCTTCCTTCTAAAAATGATGTACCATGTTCCTGCtgaggtatttaaaaaaaaacaggactgCTGTATGTTTAAACATAAATGAGGATGAAAAACTAACACACAGGCTTTGGAGGGTTAGCTGACACTTAATGATCTGCCATACCTTGGCTAGCTACAGGAGTATTGTTGGGGTAATAAAAACCCAGCACTGGCAGTGTCTGTTAGAAATGTTAGGTTTATGGCTAAATTGTTTTCAGCCTAGGTGCACTTTAAGGATCAGTCAGTGAGGTACAACACATGCGAGCAGCCAATCAACAGCAACAACTACCATCTTGTACCACCATTATTGATTTGGTTGGAGAGAAATGTGTCCCGTACTGATGTGGAATGCGTGTGATAGAGTACAAGGGAGTGTCCAAGACAGTGTGTATGACaccatgaacaaaaaaaagggTAATAATTAACCTGCAGTAGAtgctgatcataatgttatgcctggtcagtgtgtaATTCAGTTATGATCATctccctaatattgtgttggtcctccttttgctattaaaacagccctgacctgtcatgcactgtgtattctgacacctttctatcagaaccagcattaacttcttcagcaatcggagcaacagtagctcgtctgttggatctgatcacatgggccagccttcaccccccacgtgcatcaatgagccttggccgcccattaATGTGTCGCCGGTTCCTtactttggaccacttttgatagatactgaccactgcagaccgggaacaccccacaagagctgcagttttggagatgctctgatccagtcgtctagccatcacaatttggtccttgtcaaactctctcaaatccttacacttgtccatttttcctgcttctaacacatcaactttgaagacaaaatgttcacttgctgcctaatatatcccacccaatgcctgatcagtgtatgcttAACATTATGTGATTTAAAGCAGTTGTATTATGTGAAGATGAATCATGTTCACCAAAACGCTACAAAAAATACAGGCACTATGTTTTGTAGTACTACTTAAAACCATAATCCTAAGCTTTATCTTCATACTGAAATCTCAGTTGGCCAGACAGTAATTCATCTTTCCTGAAGCTCTAGTGTACAACGTGAGTTTTTAAAAGCTTAACGGTGTGCTATAAATGAATAGTGGTAATAAAAGGCTGTTAAGTTGAGACAACAAAGGGACACTATAGGAAAATGCGAGCACAGTAGAAGCTCAGACCCAGAAACAGTATTATCTGAAGATTGGCACATCACGACTTATCAAGCGAATTAGAGACCATGTGGTAATGAAACCATGTTATGTGACATATTGCAAAATTTAACATATAATGTATTGTTAGTGTGGATGTTGTTACTAAACCCAGCTGTTTTTGTCCTCCCTTGTTTCTCTTCAAAGGTCCGTACCAAAGACCATCGCTTTGAAAGCGTCAGTCACCTGATCAGTTATCACATGGACAACCGACTGCCGATCGTATCTGCCGGAAGCGAGGTGTGCCTGCAGCAGCCAGTGGAACGCAGAGCCtaagtgtcacacacactattcttcTCCTGCCATGGTGTCTCCTTCCTTCTCAAACTCTCGCAATTCGACTTTTTTCCCAGagattttcttgcttttttccaCAGAGAGGATGAGCAACAAAAAGCAAGTAACAAAgtgagctctgtgctttgtcaATCCGTAACGAAGCTTGGAAGTGATGCGATCACTGGACTTATGGACCAAGAGAAATTCACAGCCTTCAGATTAAGCTGTAAGAATAAAAGCAAGATTTcaatggggggaaaaatgagccaaaaaaaagaaaatccaacAGACTGGTGTATGGCTAGGTATGGTGTAATGTGATGTCACTTCCCCTATAaagttgagtgtgaggtgtctGGGAATCAAAGACTCGAAAGACTGTCAGATTGGTTTCagtaatttgttcattaattcaCTCTCAATGCACTGGTTTCTTCATCCAGAATCATTGTCAGAATTAACATGTTCTTCAGGATCCAACAGGTAGATCACTCCCAATCTCCTACTTGGAATTGTGCATTTCTGCCCTAGTTGTTCCTAGATGTATCTCCCATTTACTATTTGGGAGTGTTCCAAGACCACATATCATTCTATATGCAAAGAGGAATAAATTATATTCTGTAGATTATAgatataataaagaaaaaagaaaaaaacagtacCAGATGTAAACAAATAAGAGTAACATATTTACTTTCATTGAAACGGTGAACTGGTTAAGGAGCAGAGATCAGGATCtaaagaaacacaacacacacatccagaacCCCACAATCTGCAAAAAATGGACTCGATGAAAGAGGCCCAGAGCGATGGACTGTATGAAGAGTTGCTCTAAGCTTATCAGGACTCAAAAAAGGGGAAAGAGAAAGTCATATCCTGTTGTGGTGAGGATTTCCTCTTCGAGAGCACCTGTATCAtgaacttttgttttgttttgatttttcgAGCTGTATATTTCACTTCTTTTTATGTGTTCGCCTTGACAATCTGTCTCCATGTGTAATTGAGTTGAAGTGTAAAAATGATGAGACTCAAAACGTGTAAGAAGACATAAAAGAAAAGATAGGGGTGCTAAAATGAATTCAGATATGATAACATGTTGCATATGATGCATATTTCTGAACTTGAGGAACATTCAATTGATATGAAGTCACTCATATTTTATTGCCTCCACCCTATAATCAAGGAAAAGAACACACACCATTTTTTCCTGTTCCTATTTGAATTGTGCCTTTTCACACAACAAAGCCACATCATTAGGATGCAGTCGaagtaaaaaatgaaaactCAAGAACTTCATcggtgttcataatgtttttTCTGCCAAAATTCCTACTCAAGTGCAGTTCAATTTGCTCCAGGTTTTAGACTATGGCAATCTTAGTTGTTTTCTTGCACATTTCTCGTAATCCTGCTGGTAAATAGTGCTTATGTTTTAGTGCTGTGACTTAATGAAAACTTCTAGCTATTGTTTTATTCCGTTTCTTTGCTTGTGatatagtttgtttgttttttcgcTTTTGAAAAACGGCTTACCTGCTTCCTAAAATGTACATAGATTTCACACAATGTTCAGAATTCTTGTAAAATCACCCAAGACCCAGACTGGATGAGGCCAGACAGCCACGTTATTAATGTCCGCATCGATTGAGGAAGAAAGAAACCAATTAAAACGATGATAGTGAGTTTTATTCTTTGATAGATTTACTAAACCATAAATTCACTGCAGGGTTTGAGTTTATCTCCAAATGTACCACTCAAGAGCAAAGATGTTTGTAATTGGAAATGTGATATCATCATGATTAGTTGGACTGGATCTGTACCAGGCATATTTGGGCTGATATTAGGCCGACAGTGATGATGTGTAGGGCAGGCAGACTCATGTCTGGGGCTCAGTTTGCCATCTTAAATTATTTGACGACTTCGCTCCATGGGTGTAGTCAAAAATGTGACTGGTGCAGTGCCAAGTGCAGTCTAcccaggtgtgtgggtgtgatggaAAGTCCTGGAACAATCTGGCCTACTCAGTCTCACTGAATCCTCCTCAGTGTTGCATGGAAACCTTACTGCAGTTTTTGTGTTATAGTgacagtgtttctctctctctctctctctctctctctctctatctttggTGTGCTCACCTTATGACTGATTGTGggttgttgttctttttgttgcattttctaGGCCAAAGGTTTATTTTGCCTTACCAGCACAAgacttgttttttaaatgttgccttttctttttgatttattttaatatgcctttactgttctttttttgggggggggagtACATGTTTACATATGTATCTGGAACTATAGATTGCATATATAAATGCGTTATCAGACAATTCAGATGTTGCGTGTGTTTTATAACTTGGGCTGCATTGGGTATGCACACGGGACTACTTCTAGTACTAGTTTGTCTAAAACTGTGAATTCCAAAATTAATGACACCCTTCATAAGAATTCAGAGTAAATATTGTATAAAACCTGTTACACATGGATTTTTCTGCTGCTGCAGCAACATGGGAAAACTACTTTCCTTTAACTGTAACACAAAACTTTTTAATTATGATACTATTATATTAAACAGTATAGTTATAATCCTTTATATGTTCAAATTCACATATCTCTTATGgttatttttgaccatttccaTGAAGAGGGCCAATTATTCTGGAGCTGATTGTATAAAACTGCTGTTCCTCTGTGCACATGGTTAACATTTTCTTCCGTTTTCCTCATCACATAGGAAGGACAAAACAATGTGATTGTTCAAAGCTTTTGCACTAGTCATGAAATAGATGCAGTGGATCGCACCACTGATGCCCATAAATGGCTTCCTAAATCACATTAGAACAAAAGGCACCAGTTCCAGTGGGGGCAGAATGGGCCAATCACGTGTTTGGCTAAACATTTGTTTCCCAGAACAAAAGATGAACTAAAGATGCACAATAGGGAGATTAAAGGCTTAATGACTGTACAATATAATGTCAGAATAGTAGAAAGTGCATGATACACTGGTATGTTCCAGAGCTGAACGTAACATATAGAGGCAGAAAGAGTGATGAGATAACgcagggactgtgtgtgtgtaggtcacaACAGAGGTGGTAGAAGAAAGTCACACATTTTGGGCTCCCTTACAGCATCAAACTGGGGAACTTTATCAAGCAGGATCGAACACAAGCCCCCTCTATCCTTCGTAACTTACTTACCCATTTTTTCAACGATcgcttccagtcttcagtaggcAATCAGCATACAATGAATCCTCAGCGCCCCCTGGCGCAGGCTGTGCCTCCCTCTCTGGGCCAGAACCTGAGAGACCTGGCATACGGCTTTGGGCATGGGAAGAACCTGCTGGGAAGAAACTTTGCCTATGGGGTCATCCAATCTCTGAAAGAGTGTCTTTACTTCCTGCTCTGCTGCTGGTGCATAAAAGAGATCCTGGACTGAAACAAGGGAGCATGAATCCAAGATAATATGAGAAAGTgagggttttgtttttctcctgaTTAATCTTTGCCTCTTAATAGCATTTTTTAGAAAGATGGTGATGCCCAGTTGCCTGCTGTTGTAGGTAAGCAAATGATATGTTCCACAATTTATAATTTAAAGTCACTCTCAGGATTATAAAGAAGATATAAATCATCTGTTAAAAAAGATTTTCAATTATATCTtgaactatatattaaaataacacattttaaacTCCTCTCTTTTTGCCATAATTAATAAGTGAACTTTAATTTGAACATTAATCAGCGGCAATCTGCTATGCCATTGTGAAGAAATCCTGCTTGTCAGATTAATATATTACTCTGTCATTAAGGCAATATGATGAAATCTAACAGTTACTCACAGGGGAAATAATTGTAAGCAAATTATCACCTTAGGTAATATTTAAATCCTTTTCATATATTCTTAATTATTCATACTCTAACTAGGTCGGGACTCTTTTCacaccttttttcccctccatagTTCTCCAGATCTGGATAAGTATTTTAAATACTATACCACGTGAGAGCCGCAGCATTGAACTCAATGTCCATTAACTTTTATACTGCTATTACAGCGACTACAAAAGACAAAATACTGGCTTATTTTTTCAGGTTGCTTATACTCATAGGAAAAAGGTCTCTTGTTGGAAGGATAAAGGTTGTAGGTTAGGGCTCTTTTTGTCTGAATATGGACCTCTGATGAAGGTTTCTACACAGATGGGGTCCATCCAGTGATCCCAGCCAAAGAACTCACTGAGGTCAAAAGACTGAACGTTTATCCAAAAAGAGagttaaaattatatattctTTGTATAGTTCTAACCAACTAAAATGATGTGCCTGTTCCACTAGATGGAGCTCTAGTAAAATGAAGGCATTGTGTTGGGGGACAAAAGTATTTCATTGCCTGCCAGTAAGAGCAGATAAATTTCTGAGAGTTTAGAGGCCAGGACTACCAGAGACACATTGTAGAGCTTTGAAACAAGACCCTTACCCTGTAATTGTACAGCTCTGTTCCTTGATTGCAGAACTGCTTCTCCTGAGCTGATGAGATGCTTTAGAGGTCTTGTTAATTcaagttaattaattaagtcAGTTTAAATGTATAAGCTCAGCTCTTCTGCTATATTCGACTTCTGTATTTTTCCAGCGTCCCTGATTGAAGTGGCATGTTTCCGGCACTGTTCAGCAGACCCAACAACTGATTTGTCATAGCTGTGACTACAGAGGCCTCTGACAATGATATAAAGAGacatgtgtgctgtgtgtgtagctccAAATGCAATAAAGCTACCACCCAGGGAGGGTGAAGGCTACCATGCTCTCTCTGAGACATGTGAAACAGCCAACTGCATCCCAGGGCAGTGAATTCCACTGAGGACAGTGCTATCtaccctcttccgcatacatgagctcacagacgcTTGTGATTGGCTGGTGTGGCTGTGACAAAAGACAAACAGTATGCCATTCATCCTAAGCAGAGACGCAGCCACTTTCCCTTAGCTCCCAGCTACAGATGGCTTTTATCGTTGGAATATGAATCTCCTATCTCCTGATAATAGCATTatgtttgaaaaaaataaaagagcaagAACACAGCTTGGTCGGTCATGCATTTACTCATTTCTTTAATATTCTGTCAGAATTTCAACATACTatgcaaaacacacaatacaaatattacatataaatattaGATTAGAATTAAACTCACAGAGGTTTAGAATATAGCTTAAGCTGTGCTAAAAGGCCTTACATTAGAACTTAATACCATTCTAACACATTCTCAGTGTACAATTTACACTGTAAACTAGACACCAtgtgattaaaatattttattattatccaaaataaatagaaagccAATAAGCAACATTTGCTCATCATATCTCTACATATACATTTCTACCATCTGTAATCTaccatgtagtaacagtaacatagAGTATCATtcatataatgaaaaaaaaccctcttctAGTAGGTATCTTTCTCTTGAACCATGACACGGTTATTGACATTATTCAAAGAAGCACAAATGCAATCTAAAATTtacacagaacaaaataaaaagcatccAGTCACCAGCAGGACTGTAAGCAAAATCATGACTGTTTCAACCTGATAGAAAGTCTACAGTAATTCACATTACCAGCCTTTACAACCAtaatgagcagaaaaacatctcagaatgcacaacccTGGGCTAGAGTATctagaagaccacatcaggttccactccagTCAGCCAGTAACAGGAATGTGAGGCTGCAGTGAGCACATGCTTGATGAAACAGGACAgttaaagactggaaaaagaccaggtgatgGTATTGTTTGTCACACTATTCTGTGTATATGATAACAGCTGTTACTAAATCCTAGGAAATCAGCAGATTCTGGAATATTCACACAAGCTCATCTGCCATAGTCAAAGTCACATTTTTACCTCATACTAATGTTTGATCTGAATGTAACCTGAAACTCTTGCATTGTATCTGCATGCTTTTATACATTCTGCAGCgtctacatgattggctgattggataatcgCATGAATCTACAGGTATACTGATATTCCTAATAAACTGGAACTGGTGTATATGAAATCAGTAGGTCCAAAAGTATTTTTGtaacatactcacactctcagaTATTACTCCCATTCTTATACTGACCAAAGCTTTCTCTTAGTTCTGCCTCTCTCAGTAAGCCATGCTGCTAGGACTCTCCCTTGGCTCCTCCTGCTCCTTCTTTTCCAACGAAAAACCCCACCCCTTTATACCTGTTACTTTCACTCATCTCATAAACATATGGTTCAGATTCCAATAAACTGAAGAGTTTTGTCTCATTCTATTGAACATAACACCCAAGAATTAAAGACGTGTGCCTCAGTGTCTGGGTACTACAAATGGAAAACAAGCCTGTGCTGAAATATTACGGATCAAGACTTTGAGGAGAATCCACAGAGGGGTAAGCCTGTTAAAGACTGTATCTTTCCAAATATATACACCCTAAGTAGGATATCACTTAGATTCAGAGCTAGAATAACACTTAGGTTATATAGTGGCACTAGAAACTTTTGTTTACAAGCTCAGTGCAAATCAGCCTCAGGCTAGAATTTGCATAAACTGGTCTATTTTACCACGTGAACTCTCTTCTCTAGTTTCTTCCTTGTTCAAAAGATTTGGCACCCGTTTGATAGATAATTCAGATTAAATCCTACATGTAACTGGGTTTAGCCGTATATTATTCATATATACCGCAACCTATTGTACTATTGtgagtatagatagatagatttgagggaaattacagcagcttagacagttacaaaaaacacacacaaaatatatatgCACATATACATAGATACATCAAGACCTCTTCATTTTTTATGGCTTTGTGAACTCTTTAATTCAGTA
The nucleotide sequence above comes from Hemibagrus wyckioides isolate EC202008001 linkage group LG01, SWU_Hwy_1.0, whole genome shotgun sequence. Encoded proteins:
- the lenep gene encoding lens epithelial cell protein LEP503, coding for MNPQRPLAQAVPPSLGQNLRDLAYGFGHGKNLLGRNFAYGVIQSLKECLYFLLCCWCIKEILD